In a genomic window of Chthonomonadales bacterium:
- a CDS encoding M48 family metallopeptidase, producing MSQFPDGPLPRNIRDDVWLACRVSHLWDLYYADVIPGYPIDAHFGPRARRRFGSIRARGRTCLILVNGLFAHPDVPDYVVDATLVHELAHYVHGYGSGTRRLHANPHQGGVVDREMELRGCLFLEDRAAAWRRRHWSAHYAIHASDVVARRARRQADRDAAWAAILAQAGWRPIEEVRALLATTAPAFGLTEPPFEVEWLLPSSRKSGLSYRFAGEGVVRMHALLAHPAVPREVVLYELAYWLAAARAGPRWRDIEGAIAAAGLSRPARAAIGWRRSVWPAFRREQFPVTARRARAPMAPAA from the coding sequence ATGAGCCAGTTTCCTGACGGCCCCCTGCCCCGGAACATCCGCGACGATGTCTGGCTGGCGTGCCGGGTCTCCCACCTATGGGACCTGTACTACGCTGACGTAATCCCCGGCTATCCCATTGACGCCCACTTCGGGCCGCGCGCCCGCCGGCGGTTCGGCTCGATCCGAGCCCGCGGGCGGACCTGCCTCATCCTGGTCAACGGCCTGTTCGCGCACCCCGATGTGCCCGACTACGTCGTCGACGCGACGCTCGTCCACGAGCTGGCCCACTACGTGCATGGCTACGGCTCGGGCACACGCAGGCTTCACGCCAACCCGCACCAGGGCGGAGTGGTGGACCGCGAGATGGAGCTGCGCGGCTGCCTCTTCCTCGAGGACCGGGCGGCCGCCTGGCGAAGGAGACATTGGAGCGCGCACTACGCCATCCACGCCAGCGACGTGGTGGCGCGTCGCGCGCGCAGGCAGGCCGATCGCGACGCGGCGTGGGCTGCCATTCTGGCCCAGGCCGGCTGGCGGCCGATCGAGGAGGTCCGCGCGCTGCTGGCTACGACCGCGCCGGCGTTCGGCTTGACCGAGCCTCCCTTCGAGGTCGAGTGGCTATTGCCCTCGTCCCGCAAGTCGGGGCTCTCGTACCGCTTCGCCGGCGAGGGGGTCGTGCGCATGCATGCCCTGCTTGCCCACCCGGCCGTCCCGCGGGAGGTGGTGCTCTACGAGTTGGCGTACTGGCTTGCGGCAGCGCGGGCGGGCCCGCGCTGGCGCGACATCGAGGGGGCGATCGCGGCGGCCGGGCTCTCCCGGCCGGCCAGGGCTGCCATCGGGTGGCGGCGCAGCGTGTGGCCCGCGTTCCGACGCGAGCAGTTCCCGGTCACCGCACGTCGGGCGAGGGCACCGATGGCCCCGGCTGCCTGA
- a CDS encoding family 10 glycosylhydrolase, translating into MRHLALRGALLAAAALVMAVPASAQSRSLDFARAVALYFGLQGRVMWVDATANLNRITTPEGVRDIVSRCKKAGFTTIVVDCKPISGEVVYDSRIAPRLRSWKGQAYPAFDALAAFVEEGHRAGLEIMASVNVLSEGHKYFSVGPAYRHPEWQSISYVVDRQLAAPDGARLPVRGDGEPEDPARTLVHDASFVVQPSECAGGQLAVAIDGEGRVAGMIDPALLGEEPLTTPEDGQMLVLEGKGVDWAGSHLRAGGSARFEASGKRVPVTQASTEKVAAFVNPLVPEVRAYELSLLREIVTRYEVDGVLLDRMRYANIYNDYSDRTRAAFERWLGAPTARWPEDVIEFRTAPGAPPRRGPLYRRWLEFRARVVRDFAREACEAIRAARPSTRVGAYVGSWFTQYYGVGVNWGSEKYPVRAGWATPTYNTTGYAELLDLLCTGCYYPVPTREEARAAGRQEGGTVEAAAELSMRAVANGVPLYAGLYALNYEGRPQDFARAVSVAAARSEGVMVFDVSYIYDFDWWPILEGAFTTAAIPPHDCDDLTAQLRAAYDAVRAGLEVDAVAARLPVVPYQSGGG; encoded by the coding sequence GTGAGGCATCTTGCGCTTCGCGGCGCGCTTCTGGCCGCCGCCGCCCTCGTCATGGCTGTACCGGCGAGCGCCCAGTCGCGCTCGCTGGACTTCGCCCGCGCGGTGGCGCTCTACTTCGGGCTCCAGGGTCGCGTGATGTGGGTCGACGCGACCGCCAACCTCAACCGGATCACGACGCCGGAGGGCGTGCGCGACATCGTGTCGCGCTGCAAGAAGGCGGGCTTCACCACGATCGTGGTCGACTGCAAGCCGATCAGCGGCGAGGTGGTCTACGACAGCCGGATAGCCCCGCGCCTTCGTTCGTGGAAGGGTCAGGCCTATCCGGCCTTCGACGCGCTCGCGGCGTTCGTTGAGGAGGGCCACCGCGCGGGTCTGGAGATCATGGCCTCCGTGAACGTCCTCTCCGAGGGTCACAAGTACTTCAGCGTCGGCCCCGCCTATAGGCATCCGGAGTGGCAGTCCATATCGTACGTGGTGGACCGGCAGCTCGCTGCGCCCGACGGGGCGCGCCTGCCCGTACGCGGCGATGGTGAGCCCGAGGATCCCGCCAGGACGCTCGTCCACGACGCCAGCTTCGTCGTGCAGCCGTCGGAGTGCGCGGGCGGGCAGTTGGCGGTGGCGATCGACGGCGAGGGCCGCGTGGCCGGCATGATCGATCCGGCCCTGCTCGGGGAGGAGCCGTTAACCACGCCCGAGGACGGCCAGATGCTGGTGCTGGAGGGCAAGGGCGTCGACTGGGCCGGTTCCCATCTGAGGGCTGGCGGCTCGGCGCGCTTCGAGGCGTCGGGCAAACGCGTCCCGGTCACTCAGGCCTCCACCGAGAAGGTGGCCGCCTTCGTGAACCCCTTGGTCCCCGAGGTGCGCGCCTACGAGTTGTCTCTGCTGCGCGAGATCGTGACGAGGTACGAGGTGGACGGCGTACTGCTCGACCGGATGCGCTACGCCAACATCTACAACGACTACAGCGACCGGACGCGCGCGGCGTTCGAGAGATGGCTCGGAGCGCCGACGGCGCGCTGGCCGGAGGACGTGATCGAGTTTCGCACCGCCCCCGGCGCTCCTCCACGCCGTGGCCCTCTATACCGGCGGTGGCTCGAGTTCCGGGCGCGCGTGGTACGTGACTTCGCCCGCGAGGCGTGCGAGGCGATCCGCGCCGCCAGGCCCTCAACGCGGGTCGGTGCCTACGTCGGTTCCTGGTTCACGCAGTACTACGGCGTGGGCGTCAACTGGGGGAGCGAGAAGTATCCCGTCCGAGCGGGCTGGGCCACGCCGACGTACAACACGACCGGCTACGCGGAGCTGCTGGACCTGCTCTGCACGGGCTGCTATTACCCGGTGCCCACCCGCGAGGAGGCCAGAGCGGCGGGCCGGCAGGAGGGCGGAACGGTGGAGGCCGCCGCCGAGCTCTCCATGCGCGCCGTGGCGAACGGCGTGCCGCTGTACGCGGGACTGTACGCCCTGAACTACGAGGGCCGCCCACAGGACTTCGCCCGAGCCGTCAGCGTGGCCGCGGCGCGCTCCGAGGGCGTGATGGTGTTCGATGTCTCCTACATCTACGATTTCGACTGGTGGCCGATCCTGGAGGGCGCCTTCACGACCGCAGCGATCCCGCCGCACGACTGCGACGACCTCACCGCGCAGCTTCGGGCCGCCTACGATGCGGTGCGGGCTGGCCTGGAGGTCGACGCCGTGGCTGCTCGCCTGCCTGTGGTTCCTTACCAGTCCGGCGGCGGCTAG
- the rfbD gene encoding dTDP-4-dehydrorhamnose reductase yields MRVLVTGANGMLGTDLCARLRAEGMEPIATDIAGAPVALDVTDRAACARALAETRPDATVHCAAYTDVDGAERSPDLAYRLNAYGSWVLASACAEYDVPLCAISTDFVFDGLKRAPYTEFDMPCPLGVYGASKLGGESRIRETWRKHWIVRTAWLYGVHGRSFPASILRAAASRPELRVVADQRGSPTYTADLSAAIVRLLASPLYGTYHVVNDGDASWYELACHLLDCAGLAHVKVTPIRAAEWPSPARRPAYSVLRPFALEMSGVPAPRHWREAVRDYIEEYTSR; encoded by the coding sequence ATGCGGGTTCTGGTGACGGGCGCCAACGGGATGCTGGGCACCGACCTCTGCGCGCGGCTGCGCGCGGAGGGCATGGAGCCGATCGCGACCGACATCGCCGGCGCGCCGGTGGCGCTGGACGTGACCGATCGGGCCGCGTGCGCTCGCGCACTCGCCGAGACGCGCCCTGACGCGACGGTGCACTGCGCCGCCTACACCGATGTGGACGGGGCCGAGCGCTCGCCGGACCTCGCGTACCGCCTGAATGCCTACGGGTCATGGGTGCTCGCGTCGGCCTGCGCCGAGTACGACGTTCCGCTCTGCGCCATCAGCACCGATTTCGTGTTCGATGGGCTGAAGCGCGCCCCGTACACGGAGTTTGACATGCCCTGTCCCCTCGGCGTCTACGGGGCATCGAAGCTCGGTGGCGAGAGCCGCATCCGGGAGACTTGGCGCAAACACTGGATCGTACGCACGGCATGGCTCTACGGCGTGCACGGCAGGTCGTTCCCGGCGAGCATCCTGCGCGCTGCCGCGAGCCGACCCGAGTTGCGCGTCGTCGCCGATCAGCGCGGCTCGCCAACCTACACGGCCGATCTGAGCGCGGCCATCGTGCGGCTGCTCGCGTCGCCACTGTACGGCACCTACCACGTGGTCAACGATGGCGACGCAAGCTGGTATGAGCTCGCCTGCCACCTGCTGGACTGCGCCGGCCTGGCGCACGTGAAGGTGACGCCCATTCGCGCTGCCGAGTGGCCGTCGCCGGCGCGGCGCCCCGCCTACTCGGTCCTCCGGCCGTTCGCGCTGGAGATGTCCGGCGTGCCGGCGCCGCGACACTGGCGCGAGGCCGTACGCGACTACATCGAGGAGTACACGAGCCGGTGA
- a CDS encoding decaprenyl-phosphate phosphoribosyltransferase, with protein sequence MGVPAARRSPLTVARWLLAAARPRQWPKNLFVYAAMVFTDSWRSFGLVTAAFGLFCLVSSAVYLLNDVIDREQDRLHPEKRLRPIASGQLPWQAALASATVAAAAGVTASFLLGARFGWAVVAYIGLQVAYTLALKREVLVDVFAIAGGFVLRAVAGAYVLGVPNSVWLLVCTFQLALFMGFGKRRHELVTLEHAAGNHRRTLSRYSLPFLDQMIAIVLAGLIVSYALYTITSPTSRAHQALIATLPSVMYGCFRYLYLIHIEHRGGSPEAILLEDRPMQINLLVWLTVVVLAFRAG encoded by the coding sequence ATCGGCGTCCCGGCGGCGCGCCGAAGCCCGCTCACGGTGGCGCGCTGGCTGCTGGCGGCCGCGCGGCCCCGGCAGTGGCCGAAGAACCTGTTCGTGTACGCCGCCATGGTGTTCACGGACTCGTGGCGCTCGTTCGGGCTGGTCACCGCCGCGTTCGGGCTGTTTTGCCTCGTGTCGAGCGCCGTCTACCTGCTGAACGACGTCATCGATCGCGAGCAGGACCGCCTGCACCCCGAGAAGCGCCTGCGGCCGATCGCGAGCGGTCAACTGCCCTGGCAGGCGGCGCTTGCCTCCGCAACCGTGGCGGCCGCCGCCGGCGTCACCGCCTCGTTCCTGCTGGGGGCCCGCTTCGGATGGGCCGTCGTGGCCTACATCGGCTTGCAGGTGGCCTACACGCTAGCGCTCAAGCGCGAGGTGCTGGTGGATGTATTCGCCATCGCGGGGGGGTTCGTGCTGCGCGCCGTCGCCGGCGCCTACGTGCTGGGCGTGCCTAACTCCGTCTGGCTGCTGGTGTGCACCTTCCAACTCGCGCTGTTCATGGGCTTTGGCAAGCGTCGCCACGAGCTGGTGACGTTGGAGCACGCCGCGGGCAATCACCGGCGCACGCTCTCGCGCTACAGCCTGCCCTTCCTGGACCAGATGATCGCCATCGTGCTGGCCGGCCTGATCGTCTCATACGCGCTGTACACCATCACGTCGCCGACGTCGCGGGCACACCAGGCGCTGATCGCCACGCTCCCGAGCGTGATGTACGGGTGCTTCCGCTACCTGTACCTGATACACATCGAGCACAGGGGCGGGAGCCCGGAGGCCATCCTGCTCGAGGACCGACCGATGCAGATCAACCTGCTCGTCTGGCTGACGGTGGTTGTACTGGCCTTTCGCGCTGGTTGA
- the rfaE2 gene encoding D-glycero-beta-D-manno-heptose 1-phosphate adenylyltransferase has product MRDKVLTRPDLALALDARRQRGERIVFTNGCFDLLHIGHARYLTQARALGDALVVGLNSDASVRVLKGPSRPIVPEDERAEMLAHLECVSFVSIFDEPRPDDLIALVRPAIHVKGGDYRAGELPEARVVRQHGGRVVIMPLVEGKSTTAVIARILDVIEREADSSGIRGD; this is encoded by the coding sequence ATGCGCGACAAGGTCCTGACGCGGCCCGATCTTGCCCTAGCGCTGGACGCGCGCCGGCAGCGCGGCGAGCGCATCGTCTTCACAAACGGCTGCTTCGACCTGCTGCACATCGGGCACGCACGCTACCTGACGCAGGCGCGCGCGCTGGGCGACGCGCTGGTAGTCGGGCTCAACAGCGACGCCTCGGTGCGCGTCCTGAAAGGCCCCTCACGCCCGATCGTCCCGGAAGACGAGCGCGCGGAGATGCTGGCTCATCTGGAATGCGTGAGCTTCGTCAGCATCTTTGACGAACCTCGCCCCGACGATCTGATCGCGTTGGTGCGACCGGCCATCCACGTGAAGGGAGGCGACTACCGCGCAGGGGAGCTTCCCGAGGCCCGGGTCGTGCGTCAGCATGGCGGTCGCGTCGTCATCATGCCACTCGTCGAGGGCAAATCGACGACCGCCGTGATCGCTCGGATCCTCGATGTCATTGAGCGTGAAGCGGACTCTAGCGGCATTCGTGGCGATTGA
- a CDS encoding cupin domain-containing protein produces the protein MAHIEGVVVRPLRKHTDARGWLMELLRQDELPAGYVPAMGYLSVTRPGVARGPHEHREQADGFCFLSGEFRLTLWENRAGKARTREELVVGDANPVFVVVPAGVVHAYANTGAEDAFVLNFPDRLYAGWGRLEPVDEIRHEEIDSEFRL, from the coding sequence ATGGCCCATATCGAGGGAGTCGTCGTCAGGCCGCTGCGCAAGCATACCGACGCGCGCGGCTGGCTCATGGAGTTGCTCCGGCAGGATGAGCTGCCGGCGGGCTACGTCCCCGCGATGGGATACCTGTCCGTCACGCGTCCGGGAGTCGCCCGCGGCCCGCACGAGCACCGCGAGCAGGCGGACGGCTTCTGCTTCCTCTCCGGCGAGTTCCGTCTGACGCTCTGGGAGAACCGTGCCGGCAAGGCGCGCACGCGCGAGGAACTCGTCGTCGGGGACGCCAACCCCGTGTTCGTAGTGGTGCCCGCGGGAGTGGTTCACGCCTACGCGAACACCGGCGCTGAGGATGCGTTCGTGCTCAACTTCCCGGACCGGCTCTACGCTGGCTGGGGCCGCTTGGAGCCCGTGGACGAGATCCGGCACGAAGAGATCGACTCCGAATTCCGGCTGTAG
- the galE gene encoding UDP-glucose 4-epimerase GalE: MILVTGGAGYIGSHYVLYERERGSAVLVLDNMRYGHAEAVLGAELIVGDTGDRALLDRLFRARPIDAVVHFAAFASVGESVKYPERYYYNNVVSTLNLIDSMREHGVPYLVFSSSCATYGDPRYTPMDEAHPQNPINPYGESKRVCERIMADYDDAHGLRFSALRYFNAAGADPDGRIGESHDPESHLIPIVLEVAAGQRDRVSIFGDDYDTPDGTCIRDYIHILDLAQAHALALDRLRGGAPSGYYNLGSETGHSVREVVDLCAEVTGRAIKTTQAPRRPGDPPRLVASAAKARAELGWTPRFTDLTDIARTAWNWQQHRRF; this comes from the coding sequence ATGATCCTGGTAACCGGCGGGGCGGGCTACATCGGCAGCCACTACGTTCTCTACGAGCGCGAGCGCGGCAGCGCCGTGCTCGTGCTCGACAACATGCGGTACGGCCATGCCGAGGCTGTACTGGGCGCCGAGCTCATAGTGGGCGACACGGGTGACCGAGCGCTGCTTGATCGCCTGTTCCGCGCGCGGCCGATCGATGCCGTGGTGCACTTCGCCGCATTTGCCTCGGTCGGCGAGTCCGTGAAGTACCCGGAGCGCTACTACTACAACAACGTCGTCTCCACGCTCAACCTCATCGACTCGATGCGAGAGCACGGCGTGCCCTATCTCGTCTTCTCGTCGTCCTGCGCCACCTACGGCGACCCGCGCTACACTCCGATGGATGAGGCGCATCCCCAGAACCCGATCAACCCGTACGGCGAGAGCAAGCGCGTCTGCGAGCGCATCATGGCCGACTACGACGACGCTCACGGCCTGCGCTTCTCCGCACTGCGCTACTTCAATGCGGCGGGCGCCGACCCCGACGGCCGGATCGGCGAGAGCCACGACCCCGAGTCGCACCTGATTCCCATCGTCCTGGAGGTGGCCGCCGGACAGCGAGATCGCGTCAGCATCTTCGGTGACGACTACGACACGCCGGACGGAACCTGCATCCGCGACTACATTCACATACTGGACCTCGCACAGGCCCACGCGCTGGCGCTCGACCGGCTGCGTGGCGGCGCTCCCAGCGGCTACTACAACCTGGGCAGCGAGACGGGCCACTCGGTCCGCGAGGTGGTCGACCTGTGCGCCGAGGTGACCGGCCGGGCGATCAAGACGACCCAGGCTCCGCGCCGGCCGGGCGACCCACCCCGGCTCGTGGCGAGCGCCGCAAAGGCCAGGGCCGAGCTCGGCTGGACTCCGCGCTTCACCGACCTGACCGACATCGCCCGCACAGCCTGGAACTGGCAGCAGCACCGGCGCTTCTGA
- a CDS encoding glycosyltransferase family 2 protein yields MNDRTDTALAASPPSPARTGYVLSVLVPVYNERETILEILSRVRDVPITKEIVVVDDGSTDGTRDVLRGEVDGRYSDVRVLYHERNRGKGAAVRTAVEACTGDYVIIQDADLEYDPREYHLLLEPILSGRADVVFGSRFLGGGAHRVHLFWHRVANGMLTTLSNMMTNLNLTDMEVCFKVFRAEVIKGLHLRSDGFDFEPEVTAKVARRRCRIYEVPVSYAGRDYEEGKKIGWRDGVRALWTILKYRVID; encoded by the coding sequence ATGAATGACCGCACCGACACCGCCCTCGCTGCTTCGCCGCCCTCTCCCGCTCGAACGGGCTACGTCCTCAGCGTGCTGGTGCCGGTCTACAACGAGCGGGAGACGATCCTCGAGATCCTCTCGCGTGTGCGCGACGTGCCGATCACCAAGGAGATCGTGGTCGTCGACGACGGCTCCACGGACGGCACGCGCGATGTGCTCCGCGGCGAGGTGGACGGCAGGTACTCCGATGTGCGCGTGCTCTACCATGAGCGCAACCGAGGCAAGGGCGCGGCGGTGCGCACGGCCGTCGAAGCATGCACCGGTGATTACGTGATCATCCAGGACGCCGACCTCGAGTACGACCCGCGCGAATACCACCTTCTGCTCGAACCGATCCTGAGCGGGCGCGCGGACGTCGTGTTCGGGTCGCGGTTCCTGGGAGGCGGGGCACATCGAGTTCACCTGTTCTGGCATCGCGTTGCGAACGGGATGCTGACCACGCTCTCCAACATGATGACCAACCTCAACCTGACCGATATGGAGGTTTGCTTCAAGGTCTTCCGGGCTGAGGTGATCAAGGGCCTCCACCTGCGATCGGACGGCTTCGACTTTGAGCCGGAGGTGACGGCCAAGGTGGCGCGCCGCCGCTGCCGCATCTACGAGGTGCCGGTCTCCTACGCCGGGCGCGACTACGAGGAGGGCAAGAAGATCGGGTGGCGGGACGGCGTACGGGCACTGTGGACGATCCTGAAGTACCGCGTGATCGACTGA
- a CDS encoding glycosyltransferase family 39 protein, which yields MPVAIGPRARRASLVALWGFAVALLWTFVVFPRFSAIEPLFDVNAFGRIGESIHSGQGFSRGYGPTLRRAPLYPYLVAGALGLGGFDPAHRQQSYVPLLVLQCAFAGIWCAISLLIADTLFGPRAGLAAGLLCSVYPQCLRYLGAVEVEATMTLLITLMTWTSLRLVRRPSASAAASGGLVTGLAVLAKPLPLLYPLVVAWLLWTRARRRRERYPAAALAIYVVVMAIVVAPWVVRNHLVTHGRYLGISANASGEFLRGYVTAWPEFWLLRRPFRGNWDVAANRFEAALLRRRGLDYDTFRKESVGNSLLKDRVENRIAARMVIGRPLVFARKVAIQALTFWYLVETPAKSLAVGLLALLALGLAARGASLAWRDGVSVAPLVATVLYFNVLYAVVLAFARYSMPVFPSLLALSAGGLVGCSPRRAKPGAAARECADAPAAAHLACERLSPHE from the coding sequence ATGCCCGTTGCCATCGGTCCGCGCGCCCGGCGGGCGTCGCTCGTCGCCCTCTGGGGATTCGCCGTAGCGCTCCTGTGGACGTTCGTGGTCTTCCCGCGCTTCTCCGCCATCGAGCCCCTCTTCGACGTCAATGCGTTCGGCCGCATCGGCGAGAGTATCCATAGCGGCCAGGGCTTCAGCCGGGGCTATGGCCCAACACTGCGCAGAGCGCCGCTCTATCCCTACCTCGTCGCCGGCGCGCTCGGACTCGGCGGGTTCGATCCGGCGCATCGCCAGCAGAGCTACGTGCCGCTACTGGTGCTTCAGTGCGCCTTCGCCGGGATCTGGTGCGCGATCTCGCTGTTGATTGCCGACACCCTCTTCGGCCCCCGCGCGGGCCTCGCCGCCGGGTTGCTCTGCTCCGTCTATCCCCAGTGCCTTCGATACCTGGGCGCCGTTGAGGTTGAGGCCACGATGACGCTGCTCATCACGCTGATGACCTGGACGTCGCTGCGGCTCGTCCGACGGCCCTCCGCGAGCGCGGCGGCATCGGGCGGCCTGGTGACCGGTCTCGCGGTCTTGGCGAAGCCCTTGCCACTCCTCTACCCGCTCGTGGTGGCGTGGCTGCTATGGACACGCGCCCGGCGTCGGCGCGAGCGCTACCCGGCGGCGGCCCTCGCCATCTACGTGGTCGTGATGGCGATCGTTGTCGCGCCGTGGGTCGTTCGCAACCACCTCGTGACGCATGGGCGCTACCTCGGCATCAGCGCCAACGCCTCGGGGGAGTTCCTGCGCGGGTACGTGACCGCCTGGCCAGAGTTCTGGCTACTCCGGCGGCCCTTCCGCGGCAACTGGGACGTGGCCGCGAACCGCTTCGAGGCCGCCCTCCTGCGGCGGCGCGGGCTCGACTACGACACCTTTCGCAAGGAGAGCGTGGGCAACAGCCTGCTCAAGGACCGCGTCGAGAACCGGATCGCCGCGCGCATGGTGATCGGCCGACCCTTGGTGTTCGCACGCAAGGTGGCCATTCAGGCACTCACCTTCTGGTACCTGGTGGAGACTCCCGCCAAGTCGCTCGCCGTCGGCCTCCTCGCGCTGCTGGCGCTCGGGCTTGCCGCGCGCGGGGCCTCACTCGCCTGGCGCGACGGTGTGTCGGTTGCCCCGCTCGTGGCCACTGTGCTATACTTCAACGTCCTCTATGCGGTCGTACTCGCGTTCGCGCGCTACTCGATGCCGGTGTTCCCAAGCCTGCTGGCGCTCAGCGCCGGGGGCCTCGTGGGCTGCTCGCCGCGCCGCGCGAAGCCCGGCGCCGCCGCGCGGGAGTGTGCGGACGCCCCGGCGGCCGCGCATCTCGCCTGCGAGAGACTTTCGCCCCATGAATGA
- a CDS encoding sugar transferase → MAPNARQALASPTRAGGGPPLDVPGARRHRSRAVAPVAAVPTLEEVAAHIPVRPVGYAVAKRALDLLVATVAIVLLSPILLLAALLVRLTSRGAVIYTQTRVGVGGREFTCYKFRSMCANADALRSRIRHLSLDDTTFKVVNDPRITPVGRWLRRMSIDELPQLLNVLRGDMSIVGPRPPLPEEVMKYTRHQLGRLSVKPGLTCLWQVSGRSHIGFAHWVELDLLYIDTMSFTRDLSIILRTVPAVLTCRGAY, encoded by the coding sequence ATGGCACCGAATGCGAGGCAGGCGTTAGCGAGCCCGACCCGCGCAGGTGGCGGACCGCCGCTCGATGTCCCTGGAGCGCGCAGACACCGGAGCCGGGCGGTTGCGCCCGTGGCGGCCGTGCCCACCCTGGAGGAGGTCGCCGCGCACATCCCGGTCCGGCCCGTGGGCTATGCAGTCGCCAAGCGGGCGCTCGACCTCCTGGTGGCGACCGTCGCGATCGTGCTCCTGTCGCCGATCTTGCTGTTGGCCGCTCTCCTCGTTCGCCTGACTTCGCGCGGCGCCGTCATCTACACCCAGACTCGCGTCGGCGTGGGCGGCCGAGAGTTCACCTGCTATAAGTTTCGGTCGATGTGCGCCAACGCGGACGCTCTGCGTTCGCGGATCCGGCATCTGAGCCTCGACGACACGACCTTCAAGGTGGTCAACGATCCACGCATCACTCCGGTTGGTCGCTGGCTCCGGAGGATGAGCATCGACGAGTTGCCGCAGCTTCTCAACGTGCTTCGAGGCGACATGAGCATCGTCGGGCCACGCCCACCGCTGCCGGAGGAGGTCATGAAGTACACCCGGCACCAACTCGGGCGGCTCTCGGTGAAGCCGGGCCTCACCTGTCTCTGGCAGGTGAGCGGCCGCAGCCACATCGGCTTCGCGCACTGGGTCGAGCTCGACCTGCTGTACATCGACACGATGTCCTTCACGCGCGACCTCTCCATCATCCTGCGCACCGTGCCCGCCGTACTCACCTGCCGGGGCGCCTATTGA
- the rsmI gene encoding 16S rRNA (cytidine(1402)-2'-O)-methyltransferase: MPGTLYVVATPIGNLEDITLRALRVLKEADAICAEDTRVTRKLLARFDIHTPLASYHEHSSEHREESLIARLESGDSLALVTDAGTPGISDPGGRIVARAIERGIAVVPVPGPSAAVAAVAVSGLLTGRYAFDGFAPRGRSDRREFFAGLAREPRTFVLYESPARVLSTLKDLLEALGERRIAVAREITKLHEEVFRGTLTEAIAHFGRERPRGEFTLVVAGRPEAAAPAAITGKGVAEPCLQDLLRDALASGATARDAAREAALRCGIPRRAAYQAVLAMRDHPHHD, translated from the coding sequence ATGCCCGGCACGCTGTACGTCGTCGCGACGCCCATCGGCAACCTGGAGGACATTACGTTGCGCGCCCTCCGCGTCCTCAAGGAGGCCGACGCGATCTGCGCCGAAGACACGCGCGTAACGCGTAAGCTCCTGGCGCGATTTGACATTCACACGCCCCTGGCTTCGTACCACGAGCACTCCTCGGAGCACCGCGAGGAGAGCCTGATCGCCCGCCTGGAGTCCGGCGACAGCCTGGCCCTGGTCACCGACGCCGGCACGCCCGGCATCTCCGATCCTGGTGGCCGCATCGTGGCCCGGGCCATCGAACGCGGCATCGCCGTCGTGCCGGTTCCCGGCCCGAGCGCGGCGGTGGCGGCGGTAGCCGTCTCGGGACTGCTCACAGGCCGGTACGCCTTCGACGGCTTCGCGCCGCGTGGGCGATCGGACCGACGCGAGTTCTTCGCCGGTCTCGCCCGGGAGCCGCGCACGTTCGTCCTGTACGAGTCGCCCGCGCGTGTGCTCTCTACCCTGAAGGATCTTCTGGAGGCGCTGGGCGAGCGCCGGATCGCCGTCGCTCGCGAGATCACCAAGCTTCACGAGGAGGTGTTCCGCGGAACCCTCACCGAAGCGATTGCGCACTTCGGACGCGAGCGCCCGCGCGGCGAGTTCACCCTGGTGGTCGCCGGCCGGCCGGAGGCCGCCGCGCCGGCCGCGATCACAGGCAAGGGCGTCGCCGAGCCCTGCCTGCAGGACCTCCTACGCGATGCCCTCGCGTCCGGCGCGACAGCGCGCGACGCTGCTCGCGAGGCCGCGCTCCGATGCGGCATCCCCCGCCGCGCCGCCTACCAGGCCGTGCTTGCCATGCGCGACCATCCCCACCACGACTGA